GATTACGAAAAAATTGTTAATGAAATTAATAAAGGCCTTGGAGTTTATAATGGTAGGCAATATGAGCTTCAACATTTCTTTAATAATGAAGAGAATTTAAATTTTATTGCTGATAGAAAATTTTCAGCGACATTGAAGGAAAAAATAATTGATACTTATACTCACGATTTGTTTGTAAAAGTTAATCGTGCATGGCCAGATGAAGTTATAGATAAATTTAAAGAATTAGCATCTAAAGAAAATTGCTTTGAAAGTGAAATAAAAGAATTTGCGAAAGAATGTAAAAAATATATACCAAAAACTGATGGGCTTCCTACAATGTTTCCTGAACAAGATATTCCACGCATGATAAAAGAGGTTAGAGAAAGGATTGCTAACTGCAACAAAATTATTACTGAAGCTAAAAAAAGAGCAGATATTGTTACAGAAAAAAGCTCAATATCTACTCATACCTTTAAAACCCTCAAAGACGATTTAGTGAATTTATTTAAACCTCAGGAATTAGGTAATCAAAAGTAAATTTAATAAACTCAGCCACTAGCTTTTATATAATTAAATTATATATTATTCGCTTTTAATTTTTTTGCCTTTTAAAGTTAAAATAATATTCTTTTCTAAATCATTTTTTGAAACTGAACTGCTACGAGTAAGTGGATATATTGATTGTGTAGAACGTTCAATTAAAAATAAAGCCGGGACTGTTTTTACATTTAGTTGATTATATAATTCCACATTTGATTCAGCGTTTTTAAAATAACTATTTGTTCTTTCATTTGATGAAATAGTTACAATATTAAAACCATGTTTAGCTGCAACCTTTTCAACGGTTGGATAAAATTTTACACAAAATTTGCAGTTATTCATTGTAAAATATAGAAAATCATGATCTTTACTTAAAAGACTTATAAATTCTTTTGCTTTATTATTAACTTCTTTAGTGTTCAAATCTACTCCGTTATTAATTATATATTTTTCATATAAAAAGTAATTTTGCATATTTTGAACTGTAGGGTCAGCATAAACATTTTTTAATTTTTTATTCAATTCATTTTGAGCATAGCTATTTTTTTCTAAAAGATCAGTAGGCAAAGATTCATAATTTTCTAACATACCAATTTTTTGTTGGTTAGTTTGCTCTACCCATACCCAACCTTGAGAGTTTTTTTTAAAATAACCAGTAATTTCATTATGGTTAGTTAAAGATTGGCAACTAACTAAAGATAATACTACTAAGATAGTTACTAAAGTAATTAAGGTTTTCATTTTATATCCTTTTTATATATTAATTAATATTAAGATTAATAATTAGTTTATCATTACCAAAGACCCATTTAAAAACCCCAATCATGATTTGTATGACATTTATCACTAAAACTATCGTGACAAGTTGATGAAGAATGTGAAGAGTGAGAGGAATGGGAGGAGTGATGTTCGTGGTGAAATGAACCTGCGAAAGATTTATCGTAAGAGCAATGAATACTTGAGGAAGACTTGGTACATTCTTTTGAAGCGCTATTATTTGAACTTGCAGAGGAATGATGTTGATGACCACCTAAATTAGAAATAGATGCAGCTTTACTAAAGTCAAAATTTTTAGGCATAGCGCATACAACGGAAGGCTGGGATGAAGTACAGATGTTATTACTTCCTACACTAGATGAAAGCTTATCATAGCTTGATAAACTAATTGAAGGAGTATTAAATGCATGTTTTACATAATCAGGATAGTAAGGGGAAGTAGGATCCGAAATAATTTTATAAGCAAAGTTGGAGTTATTACTTACATTTTTGTCATGCGATAAATTACCTAATAAATAACTACCATCAATTAATTTTGGTACAGGGCAGATACCTTTTTTATAAAAATTATATGGGACAGGGGTTTTATCAACTAATGTAATATTCTTAGAGTAAATATATTCTAAGTCTTCAGAGGAAAATGTTTTAATTTGATTATAGGCAAAAAATTTAGAAAAGCCACCAATTGATTCAATTTTCCCTCTTATCAATCTGTCATATACGTTTTTGCCGTTAATAACTGCGTCAAGTCCTACACTGGTTACAACACCTGCTACTATACCATATGGGGTTGCATTTGTAATTTTAAATAATTTTGGAGCATAATGTTTTACAGCAGTGCCTATTGCCGTAGAAACAGATGCATTAAAAGCAACTTGTGTAACAGTATGCCCTATACTTTCGGCATTAGCATGACCATATAGATCTTTTTCATCTAAATAATATGAGTAACTGCCTAATGAATAAGATACAACTCCAAGTCCTTTTAAACCTTTTATTGTAGGAGCTTCCTTTAAAGCTTCAAAACTCATATCTAATATACCATGCATGATTGAATCATTCGGTACGTTTATTGATAAACCTTGTTCCTTTGCCTGCTCTTTAAACATTTCATTAGTAAATTTTTCTTCTAAGGGACAAATAAAAATAGGGTTAATAATGGGTTCTGCATGTTGAGGGTTTTTATATTTTTTCATTTAAATCTACTTTATTAAGTTAATAGATGTTGGGTAGGGGTTAAAGGATTGTACACAATATACCATTCTTTTTTGCCTGTCATATATTGAGATACAAGCGAATGTGGTAAGTAAGTTAAATGATTATATATTATTTCTTTTGCCATAAATTCATATTGAACTTTTACAGCAATGTCTCTTTGAGTATCAGTTGAGATTGATAATATATTTGCTAAAGTTATTTCCCCTTTTCTGTATAGATTTATTAAATAAAAAAGATGATTTAATAGTTTAATAAAAAAATATATAGCAAAAGGTAAAACTAGAATTAATAAAATCAGGTTTTTCTTTTCTAGAAAACTTGAATTTCCAATGGATGTAGAGTCAACAAATAATATTGCGAATAAATTAAAAATACTAAAGATATATATAGTTAATAATATTAAATGATTAATTAGATAACATAATATTTTAGTCTTACTGTTCGCAAAAGTACTCAATTCAATTAATCGTATAAAGATGGCGGGATAACATAGAAAACTTATATATAGAAAGAAATTATGAATATAATTAATATGCGTGAGTTCTAAGTAAAAGTTTATAACAGATAAGTTAAAAATAAGGACTGCGCTTAATATTAAAAATAATTTAAATTTGACTATTACTTTATCTAATTTGTTCAATCTAATCTTTTCATATTGATTTTTCAATTCTTCGCTAATTTGCATTTTAGTCTCAAGGTAATCAATTGTAAGTTGTATTTTATATAAATAATCATGTTAAAACATTAAATCA
The sequence above is a segment of the Sphingobacteriia bacterium genome. Coding sequences within it:
- the traF gene encoding conjugal transfer protein TraF yields the protein MKTLITLVTILVVLSLVSCQSLTNHNEITGYFKKNSQGWVWVEQTNQQKIGMLENYESLPTDLLEKNSYAQNELNKKLKNVYADPTVQNMQNYFLYEKYIINNGVDLNTKEVNNKAKEFISLLSKDHDFLYFTMNNCKFCVKFYPTVEKVAAKHGFNIVTISSNERTNSYFKNAESNVELYNQLNVKTVPALFLIERSTQSIYPLTRSSSVSKNDLEKNIILTLKGKKIKSE